A region from the Melanotaenia boesemani isolate fMelBoe1 chromosome 11, fMelBoe1.pri, whole genome shotgun sequence genome encodes:
- the smim15 gene encoding small integral membrane protein 15: protein MIDVRAWAEYVVEWAAKDPYGFLTTVILALTPFFIASALLSWKLAKMIEARDREQKKKQKRQENIAKAKRTKRD, encoded by the coding sequence ATGATCGATGTGCGAGCATGGGCAGAGTATGTAGTGGAGTGGGCTGCCAAAGACCCCTATGGGTTCCTCACAACTGTCATACTGGCTCTTACCCCTTTCTTCATTGCCAGTGCACTGCTGTCTTGGAAACTGGCCAAGATGATCGAGGCACGTGACCgtgagcagaagaagaagcagaagcgTCAGGAAAACATAGCTAAGGCCAAGAGGACCAAGAGAGACTGA